From Rutidosis leptorrhynchoides isolate AG116_Rl617_1_P2 chromosome 3, CSIRO_AGI_Rlap_v1, whole genome shotgun sequence, a single genomic window includes:
- the LOC139901969 gene encoding uncharacterized protein: MEDDDSEVESAPSIPRVRGYIPREREVVAQRLWDDYFSETPKYPQRKFNRHFRMRIQLFLRIVQGITTFQSDNMPEYFTYFSQRVDAIGRPTFTTLQKCTSAIRQLAYGTAPDMWDEYLKMSEQTSILCLDYFCMCIITLYKREYMRSLNEHDVARLYSAHEERHGFRGMLRSIDCMHWEWRNCPVALKGQYTRGDHKKPTLMLEAIASYDLWIWHAFFGMAGSNNDINVLNQSPTFDKLKNETFTSAPFEVNGHEYSKGYYLADDNGFALSKWEERFTTDEMENGMERLRNRGRDRDIIAREIRDRDLHNQLTEDLV; encoded by the exons atggaagatgatgattccgaAGTCGAATCGGCACCATCTATTCCGAGAGTTAGAGGTTACATTCCTAGGGAACGGGAGGTGGTTGCACAACGTTTGTGGGATGATTATTTTAGTGAGACGCCAAAATATCCACAAAGAAAATTTAACCGCCATTTTCGCATGCGAATACAATTATTTCTCCGAATAGTGCAAGGTATAACTACTTTCCAAAGTGATAATATGCCAGAATATTTTACTTACTTTTCTCAACGAGTTGATGCTATCGGTAGGCCTACATTTACTACTTTACAAAAATGTACGTCGGCTATACGCCAATTGGCGTATGGCACCGCTCCCGATATGTGGGATGAATATTTGAAAATGAGTGAGCAAACATCAATACTATGTCTAGATTACTTTTGTATGTGTATTATCACATTGTACAAAAGGGAATACATGCGATCTCTGAATGAACACGATGTTGCTAGATTATATAGTGCTCACGAGGAGAGACATGGGTTTAGGGGTATGCTCCGGAGTATAGATTGTATGCACTGGGAGTGGAGGAATTGTCCAGTTGCTTTAAAAGGACAATACACTAGGGGTGATCACAAGAAACCGACCCTTATGCTTGAAGCTATTGCTTCATATGACTTGTGGATTTGGCATGCTTTTTTTGGGATGGCGGGTTCCAACAATGATATTAACGTTTTGAACCAATCACCTACATTTGATAAACTTAAGAACGAAACATTTACATCCGCACCATTTGAGGTAAATGGGCATGAATATAGCAAAGGATATTACCTTGCGGATG ATAACGGCTTTGCACTTTCTAAATGGGAAGAAAGATTCACTACCGATGAAATGGAAAATGGTATGGAACGTTTACGAAACAGAGGACGGGATCGAGATATCATCGCAAGAGAAATAAGGGATCGAGATTTGCACAACCAACTTACCGAGGATTTagtctga